The nucleotide sequence GACGAGGGCTGACCGGACGCGTCAGCTCAGATGCTTCCGCCGCGCATGCACCCACGGCGCGGCCAGCGCACCGATCGCACCGGCGGCCAGGCCCAGTGAGGCGGCCACGGCGGCCGCTTCCAGCGCGCCCGGCAACGCCAGCGCGGCAATCACCAGCAGCGCGGCCGGCAGCGCGATGAAGGTGGCCAGGAAGTACCGCCAGCGCGGCGCCCACGTCCCCACCTGGAGCAGGCTGACCGGCATCCAGGTTTCGCCTGACGCGTCTTCGGCCAGTTTGGCCACCACCTTGGGCAGGTCCACTTCCACCGGACCTTTGCCGGTGCGTGCGGTGGCCAGCGCCCGTGCCACTTCGTCGATGGCCGGGTACGACGCCGGCCAGGGCGTGGGAGCTCCCACGCCGTAGGCGGTCAGCAGCGGCACGCTCAGCCACGGCGCCAGCAGGGGGCGCAGCTTGCGACGGTCGAGCACGCACCAGACCTGGGGCACGCCATGGGCCACCACGCTGTACAGCGCCAGCTGGCCGGGTTCGGGATACGGCAGCACATGCACCCGCGCGGCCATGCTGGGGTAGCCCATCTGGCGCAGGAAACCGGGGCGGGTACGCCCTTCCTGCGCCCAGGCCAGGCCCAGCGGCGTAACCAGGTAGGCTTCGGCCGGGTCTTTCACCCCGGCGCTGGCGCGGTCGTCGCTGGCCAGGAAGAACGCCAGCGATTTCGGTTCCGCCACATCGGCGTGGTTCCAACGACCGCTGTCGCCCAGCACGTGCCTGAGCGGCAGCCGCGCCGGCGCGGTTTCGGCCTTGGTTGTGTTGTGCAGGTAGGGCAGCACCGAGAGCACGAAGGCCTGCAGGTCCACGCCGCGCGTGCCGTTGCCCTGCCATTCGGCCGGCAGCACGCCGGCCAGCGCCGGGTTGCGCGCCAGTGCGTCCAGCTGCGTCTTCTGCTCCACCAGCTTCTGCACGGCCGCCTTGAGCAGCACGTTGTCCGGGACCGACACCAGCGGCAGGCGGTAGAACATCGCACCCGGGTCGGGCGTGTCGGCATCGCCACCGTGCGCGGAGTGGTCGTCCAGCAACACGTCCGCCGGCGGCAGGCTCACGCCGCCCGGTGCTTCGAGGGCGGTGTCTGATGTGCTGTCACTGGAGGCAGGCTGCATCCGTTCATTAGCGGCGCCACATCCAGGAACTGTAGTGCCGGCCGCCGGCCGGCTCCCCATGGAACCTCGCTGTGCGAGGAGCCGGCCAGCGGCCGGCACTACGTCTAAGCCGGTCCACGGGAACCATCGCAAAAAAAATGCCGCGATGATCGCGGCATTTTCCGGGCTATCAGGGCGCCTGTGGCGGCGCCCAGTCCTTCATGAAGGCCACGAACTTGTCGCGGTTGTAGCCCTTGGGCTGGCCCTTGTCGGCTTCCAGCTCGCCGGTGAACTGCGAGTGCAGCAGCTTGCCCTGCGCGTCCAGCACGAACAGGTGCGGGTAGCCCTTGATCTGCGGGTACTGCGACAGGAACGCGGCGTTCTCGTTGTCCTCGCTGTAGTTCACCTTCATCCAGACGTAGTTGGCGTCGCGGAAGCTGCGGATCTCCGCATCGCCCTCGACGAACGCGTCCAGCAGGTGGCACCACGAACACCACTCCCCGCCCACGTCCAGCACGATCCGCTTGCCACCGCGCTGGGCTTCGACCTTGGCGGTGGCCAGGTCGGCCACCGGGTCGCGGGCCGGGTCGAACTGTGCATTGAGCGCGGCCACCGCAGCGACGTCCGCGGCAGCCGGCGTGTTGCCCGAGGCCACCGGTTGGCTGGGATCGGCCACCGGTGGCTTCTGCTCGGTGGTGTCCAGCGGCTGCGCAGGTGCGGCGGTGGGCGCAGACGGCGAACAGGCGGCCAGCAGGCCGGCCACGATCAACGAAGAACCCAGAGCAGACATGCGCATCGCAGACCTCACTTGACGCCGTGCATCAGCTTGTTGATCAGCGGCGCGATCAGGAACAGCACCACGCCCGACCCGATCAACGCCCAGAAGCCGAAGGTGTACCCCTTCAGCGCCGACTCCACGGTCATGCCGCCTTCGCCGCTCACCGCGCCGGCGAAGATGCCCGACAGGTTGTTGCCGATGCCGGTGGACAGGAACCAGCCACCCATGCCGAAACCGACCAGGCGCACCGGCGCCAGCTTGGTCACCATCGACAGGCCGATCGGCGACAGGCAGAGCTCACCCACGGACTGGATCACGTAGACCATGAACAGCGTCCAGAACGGGATCTTGCCGTCCACCACCATGCTGGACAGGGCCAGCATCAGCAGCGCGAACGCAGCGCCGTTGAACAGCAGGCCCAGGCCGAACTTGCGCGGGATGGACGGGTTGGCACGGCCGAGCTTGATCCAGATCCAGGCGATGATCGGGGCCAGCGCGATGATGGCCACCGAGTTCACCGACTGGAACCACGCGGTCGGGAAGGTCCAGCCACCCAGGTTGCGGTTGACGATGTTGTCGGCCAGGAAGGTGAAGGAGCTGCCGGCCTGTTCGAAGAACATCCAGAACATCACGTTGAAGGTGAAGATGATCAGCATCGCGATGACGCGGTCGCGCTGGACCTTGCCTTCGCGGATGCCTTCCACCAGCAGCAGCGCGCCCAGCGCCACGAACATGATGCCGAGGATCCAGGCCAGCGCGGTGGCGCCGGTGGAGAGCAGGAAGTAGGCCACCGGAATGGCGACCAGCGAACCGACGAACACCATCACCACGCGGCCCATGCCTTCGCCACCGGCCGGCGGCGCGCCGATGCCCTTGAGGCCAGCGCGACCGATGTAGAACCACACCAGGCTGAGCAGCATGCCGATGCCCGAGGCGATGAACACCATCTTGTAGGACGGCATCGCTTCGGTACCGAACACCTTCTCGGCCAGGAACTGGGTCAGCACCGGGGCGATCATCGCGCCGATGTTGATGCCCATGTAGAAGATGGTGAAGCCCGAGTCGCGGCGCTCATCCTTCAGGCCGTACAGCTTGCCGACCATGGTGGAGATGTTCGGCTTGAACAGGCCGTTGCCGATGATGATCGTGGCCAGGCCGAATTCGAACACTTCCTTGTTCGGCATCGCGACCATGAACAGACCGGCCGCCATGATCACCGCACCGGTCAGGATCGAGCGCTGGTAGCCCAGCACGCGGTCGGCCACATAGCCGCCGAAGATCGCGGCCGCGTACACCAGCGCCAGGTAGGCACCGTAGGTGCGGCTGGCCGCAGCCTGCCCGGCCGAGTCGCCATTGAAGAACTGGGAGACGATGTACAGCACCAGCGCCCAGCGGATCCCGTAGAACGCGAAGCGCTCCCAGAACTCGGTCATGAACAGCATCCACAGCGGGCGCGGATGGCCCAGCGTGGTCTTGAACTCCGGCAACGCCGGTTCGGGAACGGATTTCGCGGCGGCGTCTACGCTCATGCGGGATTCCTGGGTTCGGTGGAAGACATGCACGTCCGATGTGCGAAACAGCGCGGGAGAATCCCAGAACAACGGCGTTCACGTCAAATACACACCGATCCTTGCAGGTGACGGCAAGGTTGCTGAACTTGCACCTGCAACCATCGCCCCACCGCCGCCAGTGCAGCAACGGCGGGGCCTGCCGCACCGTACGGCGGTTCCGGCAGGCAAACATGAATGGGTGGCGGCAGCGCCGCGCCGGCTCAGGCGTCCGGCGGCAGCGGATCGTCGTTGCGGATCGTGGTGCGCACCTGGAACAGCTCCGGGAAGAAGGTCAGCTCCAGCGCCTGGCGGAGGAACCCCACCCCGCTGGACCCGCCGGTGCCGCGCTTGAAGCCGATCACCCGCATCACCGTACGCATGTGGCGGAAGCGCCACAGCTGGAAGGCGGTTTCCAGGTCCACCAGGTCTTCGCACAGCGCGTACTCGCGCCAGTAACGGTCGGTGTTCTGGTAGATCCGCTCGAACACCGGCAGCAGCGTGTCGTCGGAGACATGCGGCGACTGCCAGTCGCGCGCCTGGTAACCGTCCGGGATGTCGTGGCCGAAGCGTGCCAGGTAGCGCAGGAATTCCTCGTACAGGCTGGGCGCGTCCAGTACCTGCTGCAGCTGCGCCTGCCCGGCCGGGTCGTGCGAGAACACCTGCAGCATCTGCGCGTTCTTGTTGCCCAGCAGGAACTCGATGTAGCGGTACTGCAGCGACTGGAAGCCCGAGGACGGGCCCAGCACGTCGCGGAAGCCCATGTATTCGGATGGGGTCAGCGTTTCCAGCACCGACCACTGCTCGGTGAGCTGGCGCAGCACCTGCTTGCTGCGCGCCAGCACCTTCTGGCACTGCCAGACCTGGTCGTTCTGCAGGAAGCCGATCGCCGCGCGCAGCTCGTGCCCCAGCAGTTTCAGCCACAGCTCCGAGGTCTGGTGCTGGATGATGAAGAGCATCTCGTCGTGGTGCGGCGGGTTGGACAGCGGCTGCTGCGCCGAGAGCAGCTGGTCCAGCCGCAGGTAGCCGCCATAAGTGAGGCGGCCTTCCAGGTCGGTGTGGATGCCGGCTTCCAGATCGCGTTGGTTCTTGTCGACAGACATGGCGGGGACCGCTTGAGGGGGAGAAAGGGTAGCGCAGTGGCCGCGTCCCTGGGCAGGCCGCACCCTACGCTGGCGTGTGGAGCCGGCGGGGTCCCGCGTTCAGCGCGGACGGCGGCCGGGACCGGCTTGGGCGGGGCCGCAGGCGGCGAACCGCTCATGCGCCGTTGATACAACTGAATACGTTGATGTTATTGGCGTTGGGGGTCCTTCCCGGGGTATACCGGGGTGCTGCCCGGGGCAGTTCTTGCTGCGCCGCAGGACGGCTTTTTCATACGCCTTCCTTAACATGGCAATTCATATCATTTGTAACTTCCTGTCGAAGGTGCAGTACGCAATGACGGTTGCCGCTGAG is from Stenotrophomonas bentonitica and encodes:
- a CDS encoding thioredoxin family protein, yielding MRMSALGSSLIVAGLLAACSPSAPTAAPAQPLDTTEQKPPVADPSQPVASGNTPAAADVAAVAALNAQFDPARDPVADLATAKVEAQRGGKRIVLDVGGEWCSWCHLLDAFVEGDAEIRSFRDANYVWMKVNYSEDNENAAFLSQYPQIKGYPHLFVLDAQGKLLHSQFTGELEADKGQPKGYNRDKFVAFMKDWAPPQAP
- a CDS encoding peptide MFS transporter, with the translated sequence MSVDAAAKSVPEPALPEFKTTLGHPRPLWMLFMTEFWERFAFYGIRWALVLYIVSQFFNGDSAGQAAASRTYGAYLALVYAAAIFGGYVADRVLGYQRSILTGAVIMAAGLFMVAMPNKEVFEFGLATIIIGNGLFKPNISTMVGKLYGLKDERRDSGFTIFYMGINIGAMIAPVLTQFLAEKVFGTEAMPSYKMVFIASGIGMLLSLVWFYIGRAGLKGIGAPPAGGEGMGRVVMVFVGSLVAIPVAYFLLSTGATALAWILGIMFVALGALLLVEGIREGKVQRDRVIAMLIIFTFNVMFWMFFEQAGSSFTFLADNIVNRNLGGWTFPTAWFQSVNSVAIIALAPIIAWIWIKLGRANPSIPRKFGLGLLFNGAAFALLMLALSSMVVDGKIPFWTLFMVYVIQSVGELCLSPIGLSMVTKLAPVRLVGFGMGGWFLSTGIGNNLSGIFAGAVSGEGGMTVESALKGYTFGFWALIGSGVVLFLIAPLINKLMHGVK
- a CDS encoding tryptophan 2,3-dioxygenase, which translates into the protein MSVDKNQRDLEAGIHTDLEGRLTYGGYLRLDQLLSAQQPLSNPPHHDEMLFIIQHQTSELWLKLLGHELRAAIGFLQNDQVWQCQKVLARSKQVLRQLTEQWSVLETLTPSEYMGFRDVLGPSSGFQSLQYRYIEFLLGNKNAQMLQVFSHDPAGQAQLQQVLDAPSLYEEFLRYLARFGHDIPDGYQARDWQSPHVSDDTLLPVFERIYQNTDRYWREYALCEDLVDLETAFQLWRFRHMRTVMRVIGFKRGTGGSSGVGFLRQALELTFFPELFQVRTTIRNDDPLPPDA